CGGTCTTCCCGATCACCCCGGCCGAACTCGAACGCCTCACCGGCGGCACGGTCACCGACGTCGCCTGACCGGCCCGCTCAACGGCGGGCCGGGAACCGGCCGTCCAACGGCTCGCCCGAACGAGGCACCCAACGACCCGCTCGGCCGCCCGACGACGCGACCCGGTCGCTCGACAACCCGCCCGGCCGCTCCAAGACCCCCCGTCCGCTCCAAGACCCGCCCGAACCGGTCACCAACGATCCGTCCGAACCGGCCGCCCGAACCGGCCACCAACGACCCGCCCAAACCGGCCGCCCAACGACCACCCAAACCGGCTGCCCAACGACCCGCCCGAACCGGCCACCGATGGCCCGCCCGAACGGGCCGCCCGAACGGCCCGCCCGAACGGGCCGCCTGAACACCCGGGCCGAGCACGCTGGGTGGAGACTGGGACCCGATGGACACGGTCGTTACCCTGCACGTCTGGCGGATGCCGAGGCGGGCCCTCCCGGAGGTGCTCGCCCGCATGGCCATCGACCGGCGCCGTCTCCGGCGGCACCCCGGCGTTCGGTTCGCCAAGCTTCTCGGCACGGGTACCGGCACCGGCTTCGGCCCGGGCGACGTCGACGCGACCCGCTGGGCGGCGCTGCTCGTGCACGACCGGGAAGCATCGGAACCGCCGGCCATCGCCGGCTGGACCAGGCGGAGCATCGGGTACGCCCGGATCGACCTCGCCCCGATCTCCAGCCGGGGCACCTGGAGTGGGCGGGAGCCGTTCGCGGGCACCGCCCGTACACCCGGAATGGTCCTCGCTCTGACCCGGGCCCGGCTCAAGCCGGCGCGGACCGCGACCTTCTGGCGGGCCATCCCCCCGGTGGCGGCAGCCCTGAGAGACGCACCCGGCCTGCTCGCCCGGTTCGGCATCGGCGAGGCGCCGATCGGCTGGCAGGGCACCGTCACCGTGTGGCGAAACGCGGCAGATCTGGTGGCCTTCGCGTACCGTCGGCCCGAGCATCGCGCCGCCATCGCCCGGACGACTCAGGTTGGCTGGTATTCCGAGGAGCTTTTCGCCCGGTTCGCGGTGTGCGGCATCATGGGTGACCGCGAGGTGCTCGGCTGGGCAGAGATGACAAGGAGCGATCCGGCATGAGGCTGGTGCCGTGGAAGCCGGACGACCTGGCACGTCGGCTCGACGACGTGGTGGCCGTCTACGGCGAGGCGATGGGTTACCGGCCGGAGCTGATGGAGGCCCGGCGCGGCATCATCGCCACGCACGTGCGCCGGTCCGGGTTCCGTGCCGTCGCCACGCTGACCACCGAGGGTCAGCTCGCCGGTTTCGGCTACGGCTATGTCTCCGGCGCCGGGCAGTGGTGGCACGACCAGGTCCGGTCCGCGCTGAGCGAGGAGCATCGCAAGCGCTGGCTGACCGACTGCTTCGAGGTCGTCGAGTTGCACGTGCGCCCGGCCGCGCAGGGGCACGGGGTCGGCGCCCGCCAATTGCGCGCCCTGCTCGGGATGGCGCCGGGTGCGACCACCCTGCTGTCCACCCCGGAGGCCGACGAGCAGAAGTCGCGCGCCTGGCGGCTCTACCGCAGCTTCGGGTTCGTCGACGTGCTGCGCCACTTCCGCTTCCCCGGCGACGAGCGGGCCTTCGCGGTGCTCGGCCGCGACCTGCCGCTGGCCGCGCCGTCCGGGGAATGACCCGCGGGCTGCCCTGGCTCGGGCTGGGCCTGCTGATCCTGGCCCAGATCTGCTACCCGCTGACCGGCGGCGGCGCACGGGCGGCGCTCACCATCACCACGGTCGCGCTCGGTTACCTGCTGTCGGTCTCGCACGCCGCGCTCACCCGCGGCCCCCGCGTCGCCACCGCGTTGGTGCTGGTCACCACCGGCGGCGGGCTCCTGGTCGAAGCGGCGGGCGTGTCCAGCGGCTTCCCGTTCGGTGACTACGCGTATTCGGACGCCCTCGGCCCGAAGATCGCCGGTGTGCCCGTGGTGATCCCGCTCGCCTGGACCTGGATGGCCTGGCCGGCCTGGCTCGCGGCGGTCCGGCTGGTCCGCCACCCGGCCGCGCGAATCCTGGTCGCCGGCGTCGGCCTCGCCGCCTGGGACCTCTTCCTCGACCCGCAGATGGTCGCCGAGGGCTATTGGACCTGGTCCGACCCGTCGCCGAGCCTGCCGGGGGTGCCTGACGTGCCGCTGGGCAACTACGCCGGCTGGCTGGTCGTCGCGGTCCTGATGATGGCGCTGTTCGCCGGGCTCGCCGGCCCGACCTCCCCCGGCCGCGACGCGCCGATGTATGCCCTCTATCTCTGGACCTACTACTCCAGCATCCTCGCGCACGCCGCGTTCCTGGGCCTGCCCGCGTCTGCGGGTTGGGGCGCGCTGGCCATGGGCCTGGTCGCAGTGCCATTGACTTTTCGGGTACGCGCATGGCCACGCTGATCTGGCTGCCGGCGACGCTGGCCGGCCTGCTGACCCTGCACGCGCTCGTCAACGCCCGGCTCCTGCGCCGGCCGGTCGCGGCGTCGTTCACCGACCCGGTGGCCGTGCTGCTCCCGGTGCGCGACGAGGAGGCCCGGGTCGGTCCGTGCCTGCGGTCGCTGCTCGCACAGCGCGGCGTACCCGGACTGTCCATCCTGGTCCTCGACGACGACTCGACCGACGGCACCGCAGACCTGGTGCGCGCGCTGGCCGGCGACGACCCGCGCGTGCGGCTGCTGACCGGTGCGCCGCTGCCGGCGGGTTGGCTCGGCAAGCCGCACGCCTGCCAGCAACTCGCGGACGCGACCGACGCCGACGTGCTCGTCTTCGTCGACGCCGACGTCGTGCTGGCACCGGACGCGGTCGCGGGTGCCGCCGCGCTGCTCCGGTCGTCGAAGGTCGGGCTGCTCAGCGCGTACCCCCGGATTGTCGTGGGGTCGTGGGGTGAGCGGCTGGTGCAGCCGCTGTTGCAGTGGTCGTGGCTGACGTTCCTGCCGCTGCGGGCGATGGAGCGCTCGGCGCGCCCGTCGTTGGCCGCGGCCGGTGGGCAGTTTCTGGTCGCGGACCGGTCGGCCTATCGGGCGGCAGGCGGGCATGCGGGGGTACGCGGCTCGGTGCTCGAGGACATCGCCCTGGCGCGCGCGGTGAAGCGGGCCGGCGGGCGGATCGCGCTGGCCGACGGATCGCGGATCGCGTCGTGCCGGATGTACGAGTCGTGGCACTCGCTCGTCGACGGGTATACGAAGTCGCTGTGGGCGTCCTTCGGGTCCCGGGTCGGTGCGGCGGCGGTGGTCCTGCTGTTGTGCCTGGTGTACGTCGTGCCCGTGCCGCTGTTCCTCGGTGGGGTCGTTGCCGGCTCGCCGCGCCTGGTGCTGGCCGGGCTGGTCGGCTACCTGCTCGGGGTGTTCGGCCGGGTGATCAGCGCGGCGGCGACCGGCGGGCGGCGGTGGCCCGACCCGCTGGGGCAGCCGGTGTCAGTGCTGTTGTTCGGGTGGCTGGTCGCGCGTTCCTACCGGCTCCGCCGGGCCGGGGTGCTGCGCTGGCGGGACCGGCCGGTGGTGCCGTGGTGACGGGTGGAGGCGGGCATGGCTGAGGTCGTGGTGATCGGCGCGGGCGTGGGTGGGCTGGCCTGTGCGGCACGGCTCGCGGCGGGCGGGCATCGGGTCACGGTGTACGAGCGGTCCACGGTGGTCGGTGGCAAGCTCGGGCGGCTCGTGGTGGAGCGGCCGGAGGGCACCTACCGGTTCGACACCGGGCCGAGCCTGCTGACGTTGCCGCAGGTCTTCGACGAGCTGTTCGCCGACCTCGGCGGCGGCGCGCCGGAGCTGGTGCCGCTGGATCCGGTGGTGCGGCACGTGTTCCCGGACGGGACGGTGCTGGACTCGTCGGCTGATCCCGGGGTGTTTCTTGATCGGATCGACGCGGCTTTCGGGTCGGATGCGGCAGCTGACTGGGCGACGTTGTGGCGGCGGGCCGGTCGGGTCTGGACGGCGTCGTGGCGGGACATTCTGCGGCGGCCGCTCGACTCGCCGGCGGCGCTGGCCGGGCTGGCGTGGCGGTTCGGCGACCTGGCTGCGGTGGCGCCCGGCATGTCGTTGCGCGGGCTGGGCCGGCGGCACCTGGGTGATCCGCGGCTGCGGATGCTGCTGGACCGCTACGCGACCTATACGGGAGCGGACCCCCGGCGGGCGCCGGCCGCGCTGGTGGCGGTGCCGTACGCGGAGCTGTCCTTCGGTGGTTGGTATCTTCCCGGCGGCCTGGCGACGCTGGCCGACGCGCTGCTGTCGCGGTGCGAGGCGCTGGGCGTTTCCGTGCGGACCGGGGCGGCGGTGACCCGGATCTCGGCCGCCGGCGGGCGGGTCAACGGGGTGCGGGTGGGTTCGGCGTTCGTGCCCGCCGACGTGGTGGTGTCCAATGTGGATGCGCTGACGTTGTATCGCGACCTGTTGCCGGCGCCGCGACGGCTCGGGCGGCTGGCCGACCGCAGCCTCGCGGGGTTCGTCGTGCTGTTGGGGTTGCGAGGGCGGACGCCCGGGCTGGCCCACCACACGGTTCTCTTTCCCACTGACTATGACGCGGAGTTCGACGCGATCTTCGGCGCGCCGGCCCGGCCCGCCGCGGATCCGACCGTGTTCGTGACCGTGGCTGACGATCCGCTGGTCCGGCCGGAGGGGCACGAGGCGTGGTTCGTGCTGGTCAACGCGCCGCGACACGGGATCGGTCCGGGGGCCGTTGACTGGGACCGGCCGGGGTTGGCCGATGCCTATGCAGATCGGGTGCTGTCGGTGCTCGCGGCGCGGGGGTTTGACGTTCGCGATCGGGTGCTGTTTCGGGAGGTGCTGACGCCGGCTTCGCTGGAACGCAGCGCGGGGGCGCCGGGTGGGGCGATCTACGGGACGGCCGGCGGGTTGTTGCGGCCGGCTAACCGTGGGCCGGTGCGGGGGCTGTTTCTGGTCGGTGGGTCCGCGCATCCGGGTGGCGGGCTGCCGATGGTAGCCCTCTCAGCCAAGATCGTCGCCGAGTCCGTCGGGCCGGCGCGCCAGGTCGGGACCCGTTAGGGCCGGCACCGCGAGGCGCAGCGCCGCGAGGCCCAGCACCGTGCGGGCCAACGCCGTGCGGGCCAACGCCGTGCGGGCCAACGCCAGGGCCGGCACCGCGCAGGACTGCGACCGCGCACGGCCGCCACCGCGCAGGGCCGGCACCCGTTAGGGTCGCGGGATGCGTTTGCCGCCGTTGCCTGAGCCGTCGCCGCCGGTTACCGAGGAGTGGCTGCGCGAGCGGCACGTGGACGACAACGTGACCAGATTGCCCGGGCCCATCGAGATCGTGCCCTACGACCCCGCCTGGCCGACGCTGTATGAGAAGCACGCCGCCACCATCCGCTCAGCACTCGGCCCAGCGGCGCTGGCTATCGAGCACGTCGGGTCGACGTCGGTGCCCGGTCTGGCGGCCAAGGCGCGTCTGGACATCGACGTGATCGTCGCCGACCCGCGCGACGAGCCCGCCTACCTACCGGCGCTGGAGTCGGCCGGCTACGTGCTGCGGGTGCGCGAACCGGACTGGTATGACCACCGCTGCCTGCACGGCTTCTCCCCCATGGCGAACGTGCACGTCTTCGGCCCCGACTGCGACGAACACCTCCGCCACCTGATCTTCCGGGACTGGCTCCGGGCCCACCCGGAAGACCGCGACCGCTACGCGGCCGAGAAACGCCGCATCGCCGCCGCGAATCTGACCTACATGGCCGAATACGCGGCCCTGAAGTCCACCGTCATCATCGACGTCCTGCACCGCGCCGGGCTGCGCTAGAGGCGCGCACGCGTCAGCGGAGCAGGCGGCGGACCGCGCGGAAGAGTTGGGTCAGGCCGAAGGCGGCGAGCAGGACCCAGATGGCCAGGAAGACGGTCAGGGTGCCCGGCGTCAGGTCTTTGTCGAGGCCGCCGGCCGCTGCCGCGACGACGAAGGCCACGACGGTGACGCTGACCCGGCTCGGGCGTTCGCCGACCGTGACCGTGCCGATCTCGGTCATGCCGGCCGCGGTGGCCCGGGCGCGGATGTATTCGTGCAGCCAGGACAGCGCGCCGGCGGTGAAGACGAGGGGTGCGGGCGCGCCGGCCACCCAGAAGGCCACCAGCCAGCAGATCTCGCCGAGGCGGTCGGCCACCGAGTCGTAGACGTAGCCCAGGCGGGTGGCCCGGTCGGTGGCCACCGCGACGGCGCCGTCGACGCTGTCGGCCACCGCGGCCAGCAGGACCAGGATCGCGGCCGCGAACAGGCCCGACGGGGCGCGGGTCGCGGCGATCGGGACCAGCGCGCAGAGCAGCAGGCCGACCACCGTGACCGGGGTCGGGGTGATCCCGAGGCGGCCCAGGCGCGAACCGATCTCATAGGACAGTCGGACCCAGCCGCGGACGGCCGTGCCCGCCTGCCGCGGGTCGAAGCCGCCGTGCAACGCCGCCCACCTGGACGCGTATTCGTTCCAACCCAGCCGTGTGCCCACGTCAGCTCAACCGTCTGTCGGCGGTCGAGGTCACACGCGGGCTTCGACCCGGAGGTTTTGCCACACGTCGCGGGTCGCCGTCGAGCGGTTGAGGGTGATGAAGTGGATGCCGGGCACGCCCTCGTCGATCAGCCGCTGGCACATCCGGCTGGCCTGCTCGATGCCGAGCTTGCGGACCGCTTCGTCGTCGTCGGCCACCCGGGCGAACTGCTCGGCCAGCGCCGCCGGGAACGGCGCGCCGGAGAGCTGCTCGGACCGGGCGATCGTGCTCAGCCTGGTCACCGGCATCACGCCGGGCAGGAT
This genomic interval from Asanoa ferruginea contains the following:
- a CDS encoding monooxygenase → MDTVVTLHVWRMPRRALPEVLARMAIDRRRLRRHPGVRFAKLLGTGTGTGFGPGDVDATRWAALLVHDREASEPPAIAGWTRRSIGYARIDLAPISSRGTWSGREPFAGTARTPGMVLALTRARLKPARTATFWRAIPPVAAALRDAPGLLARFGIGEAPIGWQGTVTVWRNAADLVAFAYRRPEHRAAIARTTQVGWYSEELFARFAVCGIMGDREVLGWAEMTRSDPA
- a CDS encoding GNAT family N-acetyltransferase encodes the protein MRLVPWKPDDLARRLDDVVAVYGEAMGYRPELMEARRGIIATHVRRSGFRAVATLTTEGQLAGFGYGYVSGAGQWWHDQVRSALSEEHRKRWLTDCFEVVELHVRPAAQGHGVGARQLRALLGMAPGATTLLSTPEADEQKSRAWRLYRSFGFVDVLRHFRFPGDERAFAVLGRDLPLAAPSGE
- a CDS encoding carotenoid biosynthesis protein: MTRGLPWLGLGLLILAQICYPLTGGGARAALTITTVALGYLLSVSHAALTRGPRVATALVLVTTGGGLLVEAAGVSSGFPFGDYAYSDALGPKIAGVPVVIPLAWTWMAWPAWLAAVRLVRHPAARILVAGVGLAAWDLFLDPQMVAEGYWTWSDPSPSLPGVPDVPLGNYAGWLVVAVLMMALFAGLAGPTSPGRDAPMYALYLWTYYSSILAHAAFLGLPASAGWGALAMGLVAVPLTFRVRAWPR
- a CDS encoding glycosyltransferase; this translates as MIWLPATLAGLLTLHALVNARLLRRPVAASFTDPVAVLLPVRDEEARVGPCLRSLLAQRGVPGLSILVLDDDSTDGTADLVRALAGDDPRVRLLTGAPLPAGWLGKPHACQQLADATDADVLVFVDADVVLAPDAVAGAAALLRSSKVGLLSAYPRIVVGSWGERLVQPLLQWSWLTFLPLRAMERSARPSLAAAGGQFLVADRSAYRAAGGHAGVRGSVLEDIALARAVKRAGGRIALADGSRIASCRMYESWHSLVDGYTKSLWASFGSRVGAAAVVLLLCLVYVVPVPLFLGGVVAGSPRLVLAGLVGYLLGVFGRVISAAATGGRRWPDPLGQPVSVLLFGWLVARSYRLRRAGVLRWRDRPVVPW
- a CDS encoding phytoene desaturase family protein; this translates as MAEVVVIGAGVGGLACAARLAAGGHRVTVYERSTVVGGKLGRLVVERPEGTYRFDTGPSLLTLPQVFDELFADLGGGAPELVPLDPVVRHVFPDGTVLDSSADPGVFLDRIDAAFGSDAAADWATLWRRAGRVWTASWRDILRRPLDSPAALAGLAWRFGDLAAVAPGMSLRGLGRRHLGDPRLRMLLDRYATYTGADPRRAPAALVAVPYAELSFGGWYLPGGLATLADALLSRCEALGVSVRTGAAVTRISAAGGRVNGVRVGSAFVPADVVVSNVDALTLYRDLLPAPRRLGRLADRSLAGFVVLLGLRGRTPGLAHHTVLFPTDYDAEFDAIFGAPARPAADPTVFVTVADDPLVRPEGHEAWFVLVNAPRHGIGPGAVDWDRPGLADAYADRVLSVLAARGFDVRDRVLFREVLTPASLERSAGAPGGAIYGTAGGLLRPANRGPVRGLFLVGGSAHPGGGLPMVALSAKIVAESVGPARQVGTR
- a CDS encoding GrpB family protein encodes the protein MRLPPLPEPSPPVTEEWLRERHVDDNVTRLPGPIEIVPYDPAWPTLYEKHAATIRSALGPAALAIEHVGSTSVPGLAAKARLDIDVIVADPRDEPAYLPALESAGYVLRVREPDWYDHRCLHGFSPMANVHVFGPDCDEHLRHLIFRDWLRAHPEDRDRYAAEKRRIAAANLTYMAEYAALKSTVIIDVLHRAGLR
- a CDS encoding CDP-alcohol phosphatidyltransferase family protein; this translates as MGTRLGWNEYASRWAALHGGFDPRQAGTAVRGWVRLSYEIGSRLGRLGITPTPVTVVGLLLCALVPIAATRAPSGLFAAAILVLLAAVADSVDGAVAVATDRATRLGYVYDSVADRLGEICWLVAFWVAGAPAPLVFTAGALSWLHEYIRARATAAGMTEIGTVTVGERPSRVSVTVVAFVVAAAAGGLDKDLTPGTLTVFLAIWVLLAAFGLTQLFRAVRRLLR